A portion of the Nitrospira sp. genome contains these proteins:
- a CDS encoding aminomethyltransferase family protein, which translates to MLKQSRLYDHHTGLGATFEEVTGWSVPAHYGDPLAEHRAVREFVGLTDLSHRGKLRVTGDDRIKWLQSVISNDILSLQQGQGRYSSFLSHKGKMLTYFRVYMQTDAVMLEDVGEIGETTYSALRKFLLYGTKAKMENCAESWGLLLVSGPKAASTVRAAFGTDVADLKPVNFVSSMIGGQSALIVRTEETGEEDYEILLPAGGLITAWERLMEAGQAYGITPIGSQAREALRIEAGIPKAGPDLNDEIVPPEANLEGKAFSLTKGCYPGQEVVARMDTYGNVRRHLVGLVVKGSVVPPQGAKLFSGDREVGWISSATRSSQIKAVIALGFPLRDFSTADTVLSVEIGGTRLEATVTSLPFYTKG; encoded by the coding sequence ATGCTGAAACAATCCCGCCTGTACGATCACCATACCGGCCTCGGCGCGACCTTTGAGGAAGTTACCGGTTGGAGCGTGCCCGCGCACTACGGCGACCCTCTCGCGGAACACCGGGCGGTACGGGAATTCGTGGGGCTGACTGACCTGTCGCACCGCGGCAAACTTCGGGTGACCGGCGACGACCGGATCAAGTGGCTGCAGAGCGTCATCAGCAACGATATCCTGTCTCTCCAACAGGGTCAGGGGCGCTACTCGAGCTTCCTGTCCCACAAGGGGAAAATGCTCACCTACTTCCGTGTGTATATGCAGACCGACGCCGTCATGCTGGAGGACGTCGGCGAGATCGGTGAGACGACGTACAGCGCGCTGCGGAAATTTCTGCTCTACGGCACCAAGGCCAAGATGGAAAACTGCGCGGAGAGTTGGGGGCTGTTGCTCGTGAGCGGTCCAAAAGCCGCGTCGACGGTGAGGGCCGCCTTTGGAACGGACGTGGCGGATCTAAAGCCCGTGAACTTTGTCTCCTCGATGATCGGCGGACAGTCCGCGCTGATCGTACGGACGGAGGAAACGGGTGAAGAGGATTATGAGATTCTATTGCCCGCGGGCGGACTGATCACGGCCTGGGAGCGGTTGATGGAGGCCGGTCAGGCCTATGGGATCACGCCCATAGGCAGCCAGGCCCGTGAAGCGCTCCGCATCGAGGCAGGGATCCCGAAAGCCGGACCGGACTTGAACGATGAGATAGTCCCGCCCGAGGCGAACCTCGAAGGCAAAGCCTTCAGTCTCACCAAAGGATGCTACCCCGGCCAGGAAGTCGTCGCCCGCATGGACACCTACGGCAACGTCCGTCGCCATTTGGTCGGCCTGGTCGTCAAGGGTTCTGTGGTCCCGCCGCAGGGAGCCAAGCTCTTCAGCGGCGATCGCGAAGTGGGCTGGATCAGCAGCGCGACGCGATCCTCGCAGATCAAGGCCGTCATTGCGCTCGGATTTCCGCTTCGGGATTTCAGCACAGCCGACACCGTGCTCTCGGTCGAGATCGGCGGAACCCGCCTCGAGGCCACCGTTACCAGCCTCCCGTTCTACACAAAGGGATAA
- the nadA gene encoding quinolinate synthase NadA: MLATLPKPKPITEYQGLEGEELFRRTAQAKRTLGDRVMILGHNYQRDEVIEHADFRGDSLLLSKLAAERSERPYVVFCGVHFMAETADILSRSNQTVILPDLAAGCSMADMAAIEQVDQCWEALGRMLPVEETVMPAVYVNSAAVLKAFCGEHGGITCTSSNARAVIEWCWARREKILFFPDEHLGRNTANKMGLPREQMIVWDPYQPNGGNSREAIKRAKLILWKGHCSVHQMFQPVHIDNFRKQYPDGKVIVHPECHEDVVNKADVSGSTEFIIKTVTAAPPGTTWAVGTELNLVNRLKRDMIDKKVFFLSSTVCQCATMFRIDGAHLCWAMENLADGHVVNHIVVPEDDKRWARIALDRMMAIS; encoded by the coding sequence ATGCTGGCCACATTACCCAAACCCAAGCCGATTACCGAGTATCAGGGCCTTGAGGGCGAGGAACTGTTCCGGCGAACTGCGCAAGCGAAGCGTACGCTAGGCGACCGGGTCATGATCCTCGGCCATAACTATCAGCGCGACGAAGTGATCGAACATGCCGATTTTCGTGGCGATTCGCTCCTGCTGTCCAAGCTCGCAGCCGAGCGTTCGGAGCGGCCCTACGTGGTCTTTTGCGGCGTGCATTTCATGGCCGAGACGGCGGACATTCTGAGCCGTTCAAATCAAACCGTCATTCTGCCGGACCTGGCGGCGGGCTGTTCTATGGCGGACATGGCGGCGATCGAGCAGGTCGACCAGTGTTGGGAAGCCTTAGGGCGCATGCTCCCGGTCGAAGAAACCGTCATGCCGGCCGTCTATGTGAATTCCGCGGCGGTCTTGAAGGCCTTTTGCGGCGAGCACGGCGGCATCACCTGTACTTCGTCCAACGCGAGAGCCGTGATCGAATGGTGCTGGGCGAGACGTGAAAAGATTCTCTTTTTCCCCGATGAGCACTTGGGCCGGAATACGGCGAACAAGATGGGCCTGCCGCGCGAACAGATGATCGTGTGGGATCCCTATCAGCCGAACGGCGGCAACAGCCGAGAGGCCATCAAGCGGGCGAAACTGATTCTCTGGAAGGGACATTGCAGCGTCCATCAGATGTTTCAACCGGTGCATATCGACAATTTCAGGAAGCAGTATCCGGACGGTAAGGTGATCGTTCATCCGGAGTGTCACGAGGACGTGGTCAACAAGGCGGATGTGTCCGGATCCACCGAATTCATCATCAAGACGGTCACCGCGGCCCCTCCCGGCACGACCTGGGCGGTGGGCACCGAACTCAATCTCGTCAACCGATTGAAGCGCGACATGATCGACAAGAAGGTCTTCTTTCTGTCGTCCACCGTCTGTCAGTGCGCGACGATGTTCAGGATCGACGGCGCGCATCTGTGCTGGGCCATGGAGAATCTCGCCGACGGCCACGTCGTTAACCATATCGTGGTTCCTGAAGACGACAAGCGGTGGGCACGAATCGCCCTCGATCGCATGATGGCCATTAGCTAA
- a CDS encoding tetratricopeptide repeat protein, producing the protein MDVQDFLVQGDGREEDKREAWGLFQQAYERQMKGELEEAVSLYRQSLSAHPTAEAHTFLGWTYSFMGRLDDAIDECHMAIARDPEFGNPYNDIGAYLIEKGQFEEAIPWFQKAMQAKRYESPAFPHLNLGRVYEKKGQWTDAIESYKQALLLNPDYVLAKKSLGRLISSLN; encoded by the coding sequence ATGGATGTTCAAGATTTTCTAGTACAAGGCGACGGCCGAGAAGAGGACAAACGGGAAGCCTGGGGTCTCTTCCAGCAGGCGTACGAGCGGCAGATGAAAGGCGAATTGGAAGAGGCCGTGTCGCTCTACCGACAATCCTTGTCCGCACATCCCACGGCGGAGGCGCACACGTTCCTGGGTTGGACCTACAGCTTCATGGGTCGGCTCGACGACGCCATCGACGAGTGCCACATGGCCATTGCGCGAGACCCGGAGTTCGGCAACCCCTACAACGACATCGGCGCCTATTTGATCGAGAAGGGTCAGTTCGAGGAGGCGATCCCCTGGTTTCAGAAGGCGATGCAGGCGAAACGCTACGAGAGCCCGGCTTTTCCTCACTTGAACCTTGGAAGAGTCTACGAGAAGAAAGGTCAGTGGACCGACGCAATCGAATCCTACAAGCAGGCCCTCCTTCTCAATCCGGACTACGTCTTAGCTAAGAAGTCGCTCGGACGACTGATCAGTTCATTGAATTGA
- a CDS encoding DUF5674 family protein, which yields MELIIVRTSVTKADLNAMAQQQFGDMVKAVVDIDQVIMPIGGELHSNEEAMLLEQGSLQRHLWGINLYPERSGSEWIEFDSMINVRPSGGNRSRYVERAETRDAVRAIVNRLVQG from the coding sequence ATGGAGCTCATCATCGTTCGAACGAGTGTGACAAAGGCCGATCTGAACGCCATGGCTCAGCAGCAGTTCGGCGATATGGTCAAGGCCGTTGTGGATATCGATCAGGTGATTATGCCCATCGGCGGGGAACTGCATTCCAACGAGGAAGCCATGCTCCTAGAGCAAGGCTCGCTGCAAAGACACCTGTGGGGCATCAATCTCTACCCTGAAAGGTCGGGCTCCGAATGGATTGAATTTGACTCGATGATCAATGTGCGCCCCTCCGGGGGAAACCGTTCTCGATACGTCGAGCGCGCGGAGACTCGCGACGCGGTCAGGGCCATCGTCAATCGCTTGGTACAAGGTTAA
- a CDS encoding sulfide-dependent adenosine diphosphate thiazole synthase, which yields MGKPKPAPLRERDITRQIAREYYKEFDQLIESDVIIVGAGPSGLICAHDLADMGFKTVIVEQNLALGGGFWHGGYLMNKATICAPAHKILAEIGVPCKKIKDCDGMYIVDPPHATGALIAAAYRGGARILNLTRVVDLVLRHDGALEGVVVNNTTAEMAGHDLIHVDPIALESKVVVDATGHDAVVVTLLHKRSLYTEVPGNGAMWVARSEEDVMDHTGEVYPNCFVIGLAVSAVHGTPRMGPAFGSMLLSGRYGAELIKKKLKNE from the coding sequence ATGGGTAAGCCGAAGCCGGCCCCGCTGAGAGAACGAGACATCACGAGACAGATCGCACGCGAGTACTACAAGGAATTCGATCAGCTCATCGAGAGCGACGTCATCATCGTCGGCGCCGGACCGTCCGGATTGATCTGCGCACACGACCTGGCCGACATGGGATTCAAGACGGTCATCGTCGAGCAGAACCTCGCGCTCGGCGGCGGGTTCTGGCACGGCGGGTACCTGATGAACAAGGCTACGATCTGTGCCCCGGCGCACAAGATACTCGCGGAGATCGGCGTGCCCTGCAAGAAGATCAAGGACTGCGACGGCATGTACATCGTGGATCCGCCTCACGCCACGGGTGCGCTGATCGCCGCGGCCTATCGCGGCGGCGCGAGAATCTTGAATCTTACCCGGGTCGTTGATCTGGTGCTCCGCCATGACGGGGCCTTGGAGGGAGTGGTCGTCAACAACACGACCGCCGAAATGGCCGGCCATGATCTCATCCACGTCGATCCGATCGCCTTGGAAAGCAAGGTCGTCGTCGATGCCACCGGCCACGATGCGGTCGTCGTCACCTTGTTGCATAAACGAAGCCTCTACACGGAGGTGCCGGGCAACGGTGCCATGTGGGTCGCCCGTTCGGAAGAGGACGTCATGGACCATACCGGCGAGGTCTATCCCAATTGTTTCGTCATCGGCCTGGCCGTCTCGGCCGTCCATGGCACCCCCCGCATGGGTCCGGCCTTCGGATCTATGTTACTATCCGGTCGGTACGGAGCGGAGTTGATCAAAAAGAAACTGAAGAATGAATGA
- a CDS encoding histidine kinase has translation MTQTDHATEPTILVAVTDIFFYTKVRDALRPKGFRLERARSQQDIEGISSTGSPAAVILNMNDDVLNAFQALETLKAAARTKVVPILAFANHEEVDTWNRAKSMGVTKIVSRNEFSARTKDLVEEILSNV, from the coding sequence ATGACTCAGACCGACCATGCAACCGAGCCGACGATTCTGGTCGCGGTGACCGATATCTTCTTTTATACGAAGGTCCGCGATGCCCTGCGACCCAAAGGCTTTCGACTCGAACGTGCCCGCTCGCAGCAAGATATCGAGGGAATCTCATCGACCGGTTCGCCGGCCGCAGTCATTCTGAACATGAACGACGATGTCCTGAACGCGTTCCAAGCCCTCGAAACCTTGAAGGCCGCTGCTCGGACGAAGGTGGTCCCCATCCTGGCGTTTGCCAATCATGAAGAAGTCGATACCTGGAATCGCGCCAAGTCGATGGGCGTGACGAAGATCGTCTCACGAAACGAGTTCTCGGCTCGTACAAAAGATCTCGTTGAGGAAATACTGTCGAACGTTTGA
- a CDS encoding MBL fold metallo-hydrolase, translating to MTITNKQSGTNIQEVADGIYRISTPVIMSGSGFSFNQYLIVDDEPLIFHTGPRKLFPLVHEAVTRVLPPPRLRHIAFSHVEADECGSLNEWLAAAPRSAPLCGTVAALVSINDLADRPPRALADGELLSLGKHSVRWFDTPHLPHAWECGFLMEETTGTLLCGDLFTQGGADNPAMTESDILGPSEAFRHGMDYFSHTKHARHMLERLASTRPTTLACMHGSAWRGDGAKLLRALAAAICM from the coding sequence ATGACGATCACGAACAAGCAATCCGGGACCAATATTCAGGAAGTTGCGGACGGGATCTACCGCATCAGTACGCCGGTGATCATGTCGGGCAGCGGCTTTTCATTCAACCAGTATCTCATCGTGGACGACGAGCCACTGATTTTTCACACAGGGCCGCGGAAGCTGTTTCCGCTCGTGCACGAGGCGGTTACACGCGTGCTTCCGCCCCCACGACTTCGTCACATTGCCTTCTCACACGTCGAGGCTGACGAGTGCGGATCGCTCAATGAGTGGCTGGCCGCCGCCCCGCGGTCCGCGCCCCTATGCGGAACCGTTGCGGCGCTGGTCTCCATCAACGACCTTGCGGACCGACCGCCTCGAGCGCTCGCTGACGGCGAGTTGCTCTCACTGGGAAAACACTCCGTCCGGTGGTTTGACACCCCTCACCTGCCGCACGCGTGGGAATGCGGCTTCCTAATGGAAGAAACGACCGGGACGCTTCTGTGCGGTGACCTCTTCACTCAGGGCGGCGCCGACAATCCGGCCATGACCGAGTCGGACATCCTCGGGCCGAGCGAGGCGTTCCGCCACGGAATGGACTATTTCTCGCATACAAAGCATGCGCGCCACATGCTGGAGCGATTGGCGTCCACTCGCCCAACAACACTCGCCTGCATGCACGGCAGCGCATGGCGCGGCGACGGCGCGAAGCTCTTGCGCGCGCTGGCTGCTGCGATCTGTATGTGA
- the thiC gene encoding phosphomethylpyrimidine synthase ThiC has product MSKNGSDDGHGPRTITTNPFPASQKVFVSGTQPGVRVPMREIALSPTKSLKGEAPTPNEPVTVYDTSGPYTDPSVTIDIRAGLVPARQEWIRSRGDVEQLPDVTSQYGRARAADPKLADQRFGHIRKPLRAKPGKNVTQLHYARKGILTPEMEFIAIRENQSREVARELASRNGQGGGTAQHPGQAWGASIPKTITPEFVRDEVARGRAIIPANINHPETEPMIIGRNFLVKINSNIGNSAVASSIEEEVEKMIWSIRWGADTVMDLSTGKNIHETREWIIRNSPVPIGTVPIYQALEKVGGKAEDLTWDIYRDTLIEQAEQGVDYFTIHAGVRLAYVPLTARRMTGIVSRGGSIHAKWCLAHHEENFAYRHFEEICEIMKAYDVSFSLGDGLRPGSIADANDEAQFAELETLGELTKLAWKHDVQVMIEGPGHVPMHLIKVNMEKQLQACHEAPFYTLGPLTTDIAPGYDHITSGIGAAMIGWYGCAMLCYVTPKEHLGLPDREDVKAGVITYKIAAHAADLAKGHPGAQIRDNALSKARFEFRWEDQFHLSLDPDTAEQFHDQTLPDNAAKVSHFCSMCGPHFCSMKITQDVRDYAASKHVSEQQAIQIGMKEKSEEFRKTGSEIYR; this is encoded by the coding sequence ATGAGCAAGAACGGCTCCGACGACGGTCACGGCCCGAGAACGATTACGACAAATCCTTTTCCCGCATCGCAGAAGGTCTTCGTTTCCGGGACTCAGCCCGGCGTGCGGGTCCCGATGCGGGAAATCGCCTTATCTCCGACCAAGTCCTTGAAGGGCGAGGCGCCAACCCCCAACGAGCCCGTGACAGTCTACGACACCTCAGGTCCTTATACCGATCCGTCCGTCACGATCGACATTCGAGCCGGATTGGTCCCGGCCCGACAGGAATGGATTCGATCACGCGGCGATGTGGAACAGCTTCCGGACGTCACTTCGCAATATGGCAGGGCACGAGCCGCTGATCCGAAACTGGCAGACCAGCGCTTCGGACACATCCGCAAACCCCTGCGCGCCAAACCCGGTAAGAATGTGACTCAGCTCCACTATGCGCGCAAAGGCATCCTCACACCCGAGATGGAATTCATCGCGATCAGGGAGAATCAATCCCGGGAAGTCGCCCGCGAGTTGGCCTCGCGGAACGGCCAGGGGGGAGGCACGGCGCAGCACCCGGGCCAGGCCTGGGGCGCGAGCATTCCCAAGACCATTACGCCGGAGTTCGTGCGTGATGAAGTCGCCAGGGGACGGGCGATCATTCCCGCCAACATCAACCATCCCGAAACGGAGCCCATGATCATCGGCCGGAATTTCCTGGTCAAGATCAACTCGAACATCGGGAATTCCGCCGTCGCCTCCTCGATCGAAGAGGAAGTCGAAAAGATGATCTGGTCGATTCGATGGGGCGCCGATACGGTCATGGATCTCTCCACCGGGAAGAACATTCACGAGACGCGGGAGTGGATCATCCGCAACTCCCCGGTCCCGATCGGCACCGTGCCGATCTACCAGGCGCTTGAAAAGGTGGGCGGGAAGGCGGAAGACCTGACGTGGGACATCTATCGAGACACCCTCATCGAGCAAGCCGAGCAGGGCGTCGACTACTTTACGATCCATGCCGGCGTCCGGCTCGCCTATGTGCCCCTGACCGCCCGGCGGATGACCGGCATCGTATCGCGCGGCGGATCGATTCATGCCAAGTGGTGTCTCGCTCACCACGAGGAGAACTTTGCCTACCGGCACTTCGAGGAAATCTGCGAGATCATGAAGGCCTACGACGTCTCGTTCAGCCTGGGCGACGGACTGCGGCCCGGATCAATCGCCGATGCGAACGACGAAGCGCAGTTCGCCGAGCTCGAGACCTTGGGCGAACTCACGAAACTCGCCTGGAAGCATGACGTACAGGTGATGATCGAAGGACCAGGGCATGTGCCGATGCACCTGATCAAAGTCAATATGGAGAAACAGCTCCAGGCCTGTCACGAAGCGCCGTTTTATACGCTCGGCCCGCTCACGACCGACATCGCCCCCGGCTACGATCACATCACCTCCGGAATCGGCGCGGCCATGATCGGATGGTACGGATGCGCCATGCTCTGCTACGTCACCCCCAAGGAACATCTGGGCCTACCCGATCGCGAAGACGTGAAGGCCGGCGTCATCACCTACAAAATCGCGGCCCACGCCGCCGACCTCGCCAAGGGCCATCCGGGGGCGCAGATCCGGGACAACGCCCTGTCAAAAGCGCGGTTCGAATTCCGGTGGGAGGACCAGTTCCATCTGTCGCTCGATCCGGATACCGCGGAACAGTTCCACGACCAGACGCTTCCGGACAACGCGGCCAAGGTGTCTCACTTCTGCAGCATGTGCGGGCCGCATTTCTGCTCCATGAAGATCACTCAGGACGTGCGCGACTACGCCGCGAGCAAGCATGTCAGTGAACAGCAGGCGATTCAAATCGGCATGAAAGAAAAATCAGAGGAATTTCGAAAAACCGGATCTGAAATTTACCGGTAG
- the ileS gene encoding isoleucine--tRNA ligase has translation MDYKATLNLPKTDFPMKANLPQREPELLAWWEKERLYEEIQQAGEGRPRYVLHDGPPYANGRIHIGHALNKILKDIIVKSKTMAGFHVPYVPGWDCHGLPIEHQVLKDLGEKKKTLDAMTIRRLCREYAEKFRDIQREEFQRLGTFGDWQHPYLTMNPAYEATIVREFGKFVERGGVYKGLKPVLWCTQDQTALAEAEVEYEDHTSPSIYVKFPIVNPPQSFPGRPDGIPADRASYAIVIWTTTPWTLPANQAVCLHPDIDYAFVRVGDEILIIADKLVERVAKACELKEARVLGVKKGGDGFEGLETQRPMTTGLSPVLLGDFVTLDQGTGCVHIAPGHGIEDYILVQEYNAKASPGERLEILAPLDDAGRFTKAVGDFAGQHVFKANPGIVERLKATGKLLGYGSLSHSYPHCWRCKSPVIFRATEQWFVSMETNDLRQETLAEINRVQWVPPWGQDRITGMITNRPDWCLSRQRVWGVPIPGFTCVGCRRVMAEPVLIEYLAVLMESGGSDIWFERSASELLPPGTTCGQCGGSTFEKEHDILDVWFESGVSYAAVLKPRRWWPADLYLEGSDQHRGWFHSSLLAGVITDRRAPYKAVLTHGFVVDDQGKKMSKSAWNGVAPHEIIKQYGAEILRLWVSAQNYQDDVRISPAILTQLVEAYRKIRNTCRFLLSNLYDFDPSKDRVPYERLPELDQWALLRLEDLKGKVRTAYDEFEFHAIYHALNNFCSVDLSAVYLDILKDRLYTFCKDSPLRRGSQTVLYEIILTMTKLMAPVLSFTAEEIWRTINAHSALEPETKSVHMSRFPEAEPRWKDAGLAQRWERLLGYRELVQSVLEGSRREKVIGSSLEATVELQANQEDYAFLATYVQDLPTLFIVSEVRLVAGAAGSRLSVSAAKSPFGKCERCWNYRAAVGKDERHPTLCDRCVEAVQ, from the coding sequence ATGGACTACAAAGCAACGCTCAATCTGCCCAAGACCGATTTTCCCATGAAGGCGAATCTGCCGCAGCGGGAGCCCGAACTCTTGGCTTGGTGGGAAAAAGAGCGGTTATACGAGGAGATCCAGCAAGCCGGAGAAGGTCGGCCCCGTTATGTGCTGCATGACGGCCCTCCCTATGCCAACGGCCGTATCCACATCGGCCACGCCCTGAACAAGATCCTCAAGGACATCATCGTCAAGTCGAAAACCATGGCAGGATTTCACGTGCCGTATGTCCCGGGCTGGGATTGCCATGGGTTGCCGATCGAGCATCAGGTGCTGAAAGATCTCGGTGAAAAGAAGAAAACACTCGATGCAATGACGATCCGCCGGCTCTGTCGGGAATATGCCGAGAAGTTCCGCGACATTCAGCGCGAAGAATTTCAACGCCTGGGCACGTTCGGTGATTGGCAACATCCGTATCTCACCATGAACCCGGCCTACGAGGCGACGATCGTGCGGGAGTTCGGCAAGTTCGTGGAACGGGGGGGGGTCTACAAGGGACTGAAACCGGTGCTCTGGTGTACGCAGGATCAGACGGCACTCGCCGAGGCGGAAGTGGAATATGAAGACCACACCTCGCCGTCGATTTACGTCAAGTTTCCGATCGTCAATCCGCCTCAGTCGTTCCCCGGACGACCGGACGGTATTCCCGCCGATCGAGCGTCGTACGCGATCGTGATTTGGACCACCACCCCCTGGACGCTTCCGGCCAATCAGGCGGTCTGCCTCCACCCTGATATCGACTACGCGTTCGTGCGGGTCGGCGACGAGATCTTGATCATCGCAGACAAGCTGGTGGAGCGCGTGGCCAAGGCCTGCGAATTGAAAGAGGCCCGCGTTCTGGGCGTGAAGAAGGGGGGAGACGGGTTCGAGGGGCTTGAGACTCAACGGCCGATGACCACAGGATTGTCGCCCGTCCTCTTGGGAGATTTCGTCACGCTCGACCAAGGCACCGGTTGCGTGCATATCGCGCCGGGACACGGCATTGAGGACTACATCCTGGTCCAGGAGTACAACGCCAAAGCGTCGCCGGGCGAGCGGCTCGAGATCCTTGCCCCGCTCGACGACGCCGGACGATTCACCAAAGCGGTGGGAGATTTTGCAGGGCAACATGTCTTCAAAGCCAACCCCGGCATCGTGGAACGGCTCAAGGCGACGGGGAAGTTGCTGGGGTATGGCTCGCTGAGCCACTCCTATCCCCATTGCTGGCGATGCAAGAGTCCGGTCATCTTCCGGGCGACGGAACAGTGGTTCGTGTCCATGGAGACGAACGATTTGCGTCAGGAGACCCTGGCCGAAATCAATCGCGTGCAATGGGTTCCTCCCTGGGGCCAGGATCGGATCACCGGCATGATCACCAATCGACCTGACTGGTGTTTGTCGCGCCAGCGGGTCTGGGGCGTGCCCATCCCGGGGTTTACCTGCGTTGGCTGCCGCAGAGTGATGGCCGAGCCGGTTCTCATCGAATACCTTGCCGTGTTGATGGAATCCGGAGGGTCCGATATTTGGTTCGAACGGTCGGCGTCGGAGCTGCTGCCTCCCGGTACCACCTGTGGGCAGTGCGGCGGGAGCACATTTGAAAAGGAACATGACATTCTCGACGTCTGGTTCGAATCGGGCGTGAGCTATGCCGCCGTTCTCAAGCCGCGCAGGTGGTGGCCGGCGGACTTGTATCTCGAAGGCTCGGACCAGCATCGAGGCTGGTTCCATAGCTCATTGCTCGCCGGGGTGATCACCGATCGGCGCGCCCCCTACAAGGCCGTTCTGACCCACGGATTCGTCGTCGACGATCAGGGCAAGAAGATGTCGAAGTCCGCGTGGAACGGCGTGGCGCCTCACGAGATCATTAAGCAGTACGGCGCCGAAATCCTCCGTTTGTGGGTGTCTGCGCAGAATTATCAGGACGACGTGCGCATTTCCCCGGCCATCCTGACGCAATTGGTCGAAGCCTATCGAAAAATCAGGAATACCTGTCGGTTCCTGCTGAGCAATCTGTACGATTTCGATCCCTCGAAGGATCGAGTGCCGTACGAGCGGTTGCCCGAGCTCGACCAATGGGCGCTGTTGCGGCTCGAGGATCTGAAGGGAAAGGTCCGCACGGCCTATGACGAGTTTGAATTTCACGCGATCTATCATGCGTTGAACAACTTCTGCTCAGTGGATTTGAGCGCCGTCTATCTGGATATTCTGAAAGATCGGCTGTACACGTTTTGCAAGGACTCGCCGTTGCGACGAGGATCGCAGACCGTCCTCTATGAAATCATTCTGACGATGACCAAGCTGATGGCGCCGGTGCTCAGTTTTACGGCGGAGGAGATTTGGCGGACGATCAACGCGCACTCGGCCTTGGAACCGGAGACGAAGAGCGTCCACATGAGTCGGTTTCCGGAAGCCGAGCCGCGGTGGAAGGATGCCGGGCTTGCTCAACGATGGGAGCGGCTGTTGGGCTATCGGGAGCTGGTCCAAAGTGTGTTGGAAGGAAGCCGGCGGGAGAAAGTCATCGGATCTTCCCTGGAGGCGACGGTGGAACTACAGGCCAATCAGGAGGACTACGCGTTCCTCGCGACCTACGTCCAAGACCTCCCGACGCTCTTCATCGTGTCCGAGGTGAGGCTGGTTGCCGGCGCGGCCGGCAGTCGGCTGTCCGTTTCAGCGGCGAAGTCGCCCTTCGGCAAATGTGAGCGCTGCTGGAATTACCGGGCGGCAGTCGGAAAGGATGAGCGCCATCCCACCCTCTGCGACCGCTGTGTGGAGGCGGTCCAGTGA